A genomic window from Flavobacterium azooxidireducens includes:
- a CDS encoding T9SS type B sorting domain-containing protein, translated as MNIRILFCLFSCLLISFLSAQNLIPNGDFEQGAGIGFQSDYNLINPGAGQANSVSRQYAIINDPYLLNTSNFINSGDYTTGTGLMMVCDGAHNQSEVFWKTNGDILLEAGETYRFRFFIRSVNNTNPQPEIGFRVMAAAATYFTGSYTVTEPSTGWQEVSFDYTVSEPGAPYRRFELYNINQSDVGNDFAIDEIILERLEPLTINYSSINVSCFGENDGSIVVYGQGGTQPYTSYSITGPVNLTNTTGIFINLPPGTYTASVTDSNADTATASGIVIIQPNDLVVTPNRTICLGESATLTASGGANYVWTAVPADPSLTDPNNASVIVSPTTTTTYTVNSTSVTPRNLIFNGDFSLGNTGFTTDYQYLDPVNPVGVQGAYAVVTNSQTWFAGFSNCTDHTSGTGNMMVVDGSIANSGNDKVWCQTVPVTPGQNYTFSYWIQTVATPNPANIDVIINGVSIGSNLAPTTTCGWVQRSYTWNSGVATTAEICMFDRVVTVAGNDFAIDDIQFVTNSTCNLSKSVTVTVQSISATASFTSGDVTSCPGSTLLTFSGTPNTSFTISSSSGGFYNIPINAAGTASFTTPFLNTTTIFTLVSIFQNPPGCSAPLTGSVTITINLNGCATVTAGGVDLGDAISAQACDVNECIDLTASYIDFGTTTQYTVSEIDFCPQAPFINSGAPWNELYGNPPPPGGVNGDDQWSAPFAFPNPNPADPPFVFCFFGNQYTSINVGTNGVITFNPQAGGSNCPWAYNQTIPNAGFPIRNAIYGVYQDTDFSVTPTPPAQISATYAVVGTYPCRKFIANFSNMPQFSCANSVGLQTSQIVLYEISNIVEVYVQRRTPCPTWNNGNGLIGIQNAAGTLAYTPPGFNTGAWSATNRAFRFTPSGPSSTTFQWLENGNPYSTDTTITVCPTVTSVYTAQATYTQCSGVTSVEKDFTINVFLPEAGTDPIDLEECENLFDLTVNDAVMVGSGDPFLFSIGYYTSQSDAEQLLDQITTQNAFVATSNPQTIYAAVSDFSTGCDRIRPFTIQWDPCGLDPQANPLALCDDASGDGFEIFDLTQNDLAALNGLQASLHNITYHTSQADADIGVAAIIPANIYNGTTQTIYVRVEEIANPTTNFGTTFFSLTVHPPVIVTVNDPTVCEGDDATVTATPGVAGSYDYAWTVPSPASNPGNVASFTTTIPGVYSVIITDLTTGCQSVSTSGIVTVNPNPTATVNSPTVCEGTSATLTATPGVAGSYDYVWSVPSGPNPGNVASFTTAIAGVYSVIITDTVTGCFSASASGTVTIDPNPTVTVNSPSVCDGAATTVIATPGTAGTYDYVWTIPSGSNPGNVASFTTTIPGVYSVIITDTVTGCFSASASGTVTSNPNPTVTVNSPTECEGTPATVTATPSGASTYDYVWTVPSGTNPGNVASFTTTIAGVYSVIITDTVTGCFSASASGTVTINLNPTVTVNSPSVCDGTSATVTATPGVAGSYDYVWSVPSGPNPGNVASFTTAIAGVYSVIITDTVTGCFSASASGTVTINPNPTVTVNSPSVCDGAATTVIATPGTAGTYDYVWTIPSGTNPGNVASFTTTIPGVYSVIITDTVTGCFSASASGTVTSNPNPTVIVNSPTECEGTPATVTATPGVAGSYDYTWSVPSGPNPGNVASFTTTIAGVYSVIITDTVTGCFSASASGTVTINLNPTVSVNSPSVCDGTSATVTATPGVAGSYDYVWTVPSGPNPGNVASFTTAIAGVYSVIITDTVTGCFSASASGTVTINPNPTVTVNSPSVCDGAATTVIATPGTAGTYDYVWTIPSGTNPGNVASFTTTIPGVYSVIITDTVTGCFSASASGTVTSNPNPTVIVNSPTECEGTPATVTATPGVAGSYDYTWSVPSGPNPGNVASFTTTIAGVYSVIITDTVTGCFSASASGTVTINLNPTVSVNSPSVCDGTSATVTATPGVAGSYDYVWTVPSGPNPGNVASFTTAIAGVYSVIITDTVTGCFSASASGTVTINPNPTVTVNSPSVCDGTAATVIATPAIAGSYNYAWTIPSGSNPGNVASFTTTIAGVYSVIITDTVTGCFSASASGTVTINPNPTVTVNSPTVCAGDLATLTATPSTPGTYDYVWTVPTDATNPGNVASFNTAVEGVYSVVITDTTTGCFSTSGSGTVTLLPLPTASVSGDIIICPTGEATITFTATPGSTIEYTINTGGVQTQVIDASGIYTITDTYTITTTYTLIGVFTNTIRVCSVPLNQTATVTVAPAPLIFTHPDLVLCDDNNDGRGLFNLAQTENIITGGATGLTVTYHETLTDAQLGGAPILSPANYLSLNPWLQTIYVRVINTGATDCPSITTFNLIVNPFPVINTTPDDYALCDDDTDGVQVFDLSSRLTNILGGLDPSLHTVTFHPSQAEAIVGTPQLPPSYSSSTQTIWVRVTINATGCYDVAPLELVVNPLPIANLPTPLTLCDDNNPGDEEEEFDLTQAIAEIVGTQQGLVVTFHFTLLQAQQGTNALPTLYTNTSNVQTIHVRVLNPVTGCYSTTTLDLRVEPLPILLIPINPITLCDDNNDGLATFDLGALIPDLLNGATDITVTFHETEQEALDGNNDLPLSYLTILPWQQFIYVRAEHNTTGCVRVMMLELVVNPSPEVPTNLPDIVQCDTDGNQQNGFSTFDLSVQTPIILAAQSGAASDYQVAYFTSQADAIGGTSAIANITTYQNTSNPQTIWVRVTDIATGCFHTGSFNLIVNLPLALTIPDPISLCDEALPNNQFTVFDLTIRNNAITNNLGGYTVTYYPSYQNALDNVNAIQDPTAYTNAVAAVQTLGVKVTSAAGCSSFTTLTIRVIPRPEPLFDPAPIEECDDNNPGDGLENFDLTQRAIYILNGASLTEFSLTYFESYADAETETNPIPVPTSYDSTNPNTQTIYVRVTRIPTNPMEPRCYEIVELQLIVNPLPDIVSPVNLYQCVAIDQPILPFTLSLANEDVLGANQTEADFSVTYYASQAHADAGSPQLPNTYPSTSVQGTPETIYVRVENKITACFIVGTVDLVIEEGTFANPIPVDDPAVTKCDDQDADNDGLAAFNLDADVTPLLLGATITPPNNYAGTVVYYFESLTAAQQAAEENDYSGALSGTDLTAFVNTTPFSQEIYAVLVNPNTQSGCPNIVPVTLTVHKIPEPTVQDDFICTDPITGDVIREAILESGLDPLTHNFVWTDSLGNELGTDANLTVNTPGAYTLTVTNNETEPKCSNTITVNVVQSEQATLSYVQSNYFTDNATITIIANGITIPDQGNANYVYSLDNGPFQTSNVFTNVSAGSHLVTVRDLNGCEDATIEVFVVDYPKFFTPNGDGYNDTWNIFSLRDTNPNAKIYIFDRYGKFLKQIVPIGQGWDGTFNGENLPSTDYWFTVEYLENDQTKTFKAHFSLKR; from the coding sequence ATGAATATAAGAATACTATTTTGTCTGTTTAGTTGTCTTTTAATCAGCTTTTTAAGTGCTCAAAATTTAATCCCAAATGGTGATTTTGAGCAAGGAGCCGGAATCGGTTTCCAATCCGACTATAATCTCATAAATCCTGGAGCTGGTCAGGCAAATAGTGTTTCGAGACAGTATGCAATTATCAATGACCCTTATTTATTAAACACATCTAATTTTATCAATTCTGGTGATTATACAACCGGAACAGGTTTAATGATGGTGTGTGATGGAGCACATAATCAGTCAGAAGTTTTTTGGAAAACAAATGGAGATATATTATTGGAGGCAGGTGAAACATATCGTTTTAGATTTTTCATTCGCTCTGTAAACAACACTAATCCGCAACCTGAAATTGGTTTTAGAGTTATGGCTGCAGCAGCCACTTATTTTACAGGGAGTTATACTGTAACAGAACCTTCAACAGGCTGGCAAGAGGTAAGTTTTGATTATACCGTTTCAGAGCCTGGTGCTCCTTACAGAAGATTTGAATTATACAATATTAACCAAAGTGATGTTGGAAATGATTTTGCTATCGATGAAATTATTTTAGAACGATTAGAACCTCTAACTATTAATTATTCATCTATTAATGTATCTTGTTTTGGTGAAAATGATGGTTCTATTGTTGTTTATGGTCAAGGAGGAACGCAACCTTATACTTCTTATTCAATTACTGGCCCGGTAAATCTTACTAACACAACGGGTATTTTTATTAATCTCCCTCCCGGAACTTACACAGCTTCTGTGACAGATTCTAACGCTGATACCGCTACTGCATCAGGAATAGTGATAATTCAACCAAATGATTTAGTAGTTACACCAAATAGAACGATATGTTTAGGTGAATCGGCAACATTAACTGCGTCTGGTGGTGCAAATTATGTTTGGACAGCTGTTCCAGCAGATCCATCACTTACCGATCCTAATAATGCTTCTGTTATTGTAAGCCCAACTACAACAACAACTTATACAGTAAATTCAACTTCGGTTACGCCAAGAAATTTAATTTTTAACGGCGATTTTTCGTTGGGTAATACGGGTTTTACAACAGATTATCAATATTTAGATCCTGTAAATCCGGTTGGAGTACAGGGGGCTTATGCAGTGGTTACAAATTCTCAAACATGGTTTGCAGGTTTTTCTAACTGTACAGATCATACATCAGGAACGGGTAATATGATGGTTGTAGATGGTTCAATTGCAAATTCTGGAAACGATAAAGTTTGGTGTCAAACTGTACCAGTAACGCCGGGTCAGAATTATACCTTCTCCTATTGGATTCAAACGGTTGCTACACCTAATCCTGCCAATATTGATGTGATAATAAATGGTGTTTCAATTGGTTCAAATCTTGCTCCAACTACCACTTGTGGATGGGTGCAAAGATCTTATACTTGGAATTCAGGAGTAGCTACAACAGCAGAAATATGTATGTTTGATAGAGTTGTTACCGTTGCCGGAAATGATTTTGCTATTGATGATATTCAGTTTGTAACTAATAGTACTTGTAACCTTTCTAAGTCGGTAACGGTTACCGTTCAATCAATTTCCGCAACTGCTTCTTTTACAAGTGGTGATGTAACGAGTTGTCCTGGATCAACTTTGCTTACGTTTAGTGGAACTCCCAACACCAGTTTCACTATTTCATCAAGTTCTGGTGGATTTTATAATATACCAATTAATGCTGCTGGTACAGCTTCTTTCACAACACCTTTTTTAAATACTACAACTATTTTTACTTTGGTAAGTATTTTTCAAAATCCTCCAGGTTGTTCAGCACCACTTACAGGAAGTGTGACCATTACAATTAATTTGAATGGTTGTGCTACAGTTACAGCGGGTGGAGTTGATTTAGGTGATGCAATTTCAGCTCAAGCTTGTGACGTAAATGAGTGCATTGATTTAACAGCATCTTATATAGATTTCGGAACAACAACACAATACACAGTAAGTGAAATCGACTTTTGTCCTCAAGCACCTTTCATAAATAGTGGTGCTCCATGGAATGAGTTGTATGGAAATCCTCCTCCTCCGGGTGGAGTTAATGGTGATGATCAATGGTCTGCACCTTTCGCATTTCCTAATCCTAATCCTGCCGATCCTCCTTTTGTCTTTTGTTTTTTTGGAAATCAATATACAAGTATAAATGTTGGAACTAATGGAGTTATTACATTCAATCCACAAGCAGGAGGAAGTAATTGTCCTTGGGCATATAATCAAACAATTCCAAATGCTGGTTTTCCGATAAGAAATGCAATATATGGTGTATATCAAGATACTGATTTTTCAGTAACTCCCACACCTCCCGCTCAAATAAGTGCAACATATGCTGTTGTAGGAACATATCCCTGTAGAAAATTTATAGCAAATTTTTCTAATATGCCGCAATTTTCATGTGCTAATAGTGTTGGTTTACAAACATCACAGATAGTTTTATATGAAATTTCCAATATTGTTGAAGTTTATGTACAACGCAGAACTCCTTGTCCTACTTGGAATAATGGTAATGGTTTAATTGGAATTCAAAATGCAGCTGGAACATTAGCATATACTCCGCCTGGATTTAATACGGGTGCTTGGTCTGCAACAAACAGAGCATTTAGATTTACACCTTCTGGACCTTCGTCAACTACTTTTCAATGGTTAGAAAATGGCAATCCATACAGCACGGATACAACAATAACTGTTTGTCCTACAGTTACTTCTGTTTATACTGCTCAAGCAACATACACACAATGTAGTGGAGTTACAAGTGTAGAAAAAGATTTTACTATAAATGTTTTTCTTCCTGAGGCAGGTACAGACCCTATTGATTTAGAAGAGTGTGAAAATCTTTTTGATTTAACAGTAAATGATGCTGTTATGGTTGGAAGTGGAGATCCTTTTTTATTTTCTATTGGTTACTATACTTCTCAATCTGATGCGGAACAATTACTTGATCAGATTACCACTCAAAATGCTTTTGTAGCAACTAGTAACCCACAAACTATTTATGCAGCAGTATCAGACTTTAGTACAGGTTGTGATAGAATTAGACCTTTTACAATACAATGGGATCCATGTGGTTTAGATCCTCAAGCTAACCCATTAGCATTATGTGATGATGCCTCGGGCGATGGATTTGAGATTTTTGATTTAACACAAAATGATTTAGCTGCTTTGAATGGATTACAAGCAAGTTTGCATAACATTACTTACCATACAAGTCAAGCCGATGCGGATATAGGTGTTGCAGCAATTATACCTGCAAACATATATAATGGAACAACACAAACTATTTATGTTCGTGTCGAAGAAATTGCCAATCCAACCACTAATTTTGGAACTACATTTTTCTCTTTGACTGTGCATCCACCCGTTATAGTTACGGTTAATGATCCTACTGTTTGTGAAGGTGATGACGCTACCGTTACAGCTACTCCGGGAGTAGCCGGTAGTTATGATTACGCATGGACAGTTCCTTCACCTGCATCTAATCCGGGTAATGTTGCAAGTTTTACCACCACAATTCCGGGTGTTTATAGTGTGATTATAACCGATTTAACAACTGGTTGTCAATCAGTTTCTACTAGTGGAATAGTTACCGTTAACCCCAACCCAACCGCTACAGTCAATAGTCCCACGGTATGCGAAGGCACATCCGCCACTCTAACAGCCACCCCAGGAGTAGCAGGTAGTTATGATTATGTTTGGAGTGTTCCATCAGGGCCAAATCCGGGTAATGTAGCTAGTTTTACAACCGCCATTGCAGGTGTTTATAGTGTAATTATCACTGATACGGTAACCGGTTGTTTTTCCGCAAGTGCTTCGGGCACAGTAACGATAGATCCAAATCCAACAGTCACAGTTAATAGCCCAAGTGTTTGTGATGGAGCAGCGACTACTGTCATCGCAACCCCAGGCACAGCGGGAACTTATGATTATGTATGGACAATTCCTTCCGGAAGCAATCCGGGCAATGTAGCGAGTTTTACCACTACAATACCCGGTGTTTATAGTGTTATTATTACAGATACAGTAACCGGCTGTTTTTCAGCGAGTGCATCGGGTACAGTAACATCCAATCCAAATCCGACAGTTACAGTCAATAGTCCAACGGAGTGTGAAGGCACGCCTGCGACAGTTACTGCCACACCATCAGGAGCCAGTACTTACGATTATGTATGGACAGTTCCTTCCGGAACTAATCCTGGTAATGTTGCAAGTTTCACCACCACAATAGCAGGTGTTTATAGTGTTATTATTACTGATACAGTTACGGGTTGTTTCTCAGCGAGTGCCTCAGGAACAGTGACAATAAATTTAAATCCAACCGTTACAGTCAATAGTCCATCGGTATGTGATGGTACATCCGCTACTGTAACAGCCACCCCAGGAGTAGCAGGTAGTTATGATTATGTTTGGAGTGTTCCATCAGGACCAAATCCGGGTAATGTAGCTAGTTTTACAACCGCCATTGCAGGTGTTTATAGTGTAATTATCACTGATACGGTAACCGGTTGTTTTTCTGCAAGTGCTTCGGGCACAGTAACGATAAATCCAAATCCAACAGTCACAGTTAATAGCCCAAGTGTTTGTGATGGAGCAGCGACTACTGTCATTGCAACCCCAGGCACAGCAGGAACTTATGACTATGTATGGACAATTCCTTCCGGAACCAATCCGGGCAATGTAGCGAGTTTTACCACTACAATACCCGGTGTTTATAGTGTTATTATTACAGATACAGTAACCGGCTGTTTTTCAGCGAGTGCATCGGGTACAGTAACATCCAATCCAAATCCGACAGTTATAGTCAATAGTCCAACCGAGTGTGAAGGCACTCCTGCGACAGTGACAGCAACACCAGGAGTCGCGGGGAGTTATGATTATACATGGAGCGTTCCGTCAGGGCCTAATCCTGGTAATGTTGCAAGTTTCACCACCACAATAGCAGGTGTTTATAGTGTTATTATTACTGATACAGTTACGGGTTGTTTCTCAGCCAGTGCCTCAGGAACAGTGACAATAAATCTAAATCCAACAGTAAGTGTTAATAGTCCATCGGTATGTGATGGTACATCCGCCACTGTTACAGCCACCCCAGGAGTAGCGGGTAGTTATGATTATGTTTGGACAGTACCATCAGGACCAAATCCGGGTAATGTAGCTAGTTTTACAACCGCCATTGCAGGTGTTTATAGTGTAATTATCACTGATACGGTAACCGGTTGTTTTTCCGCAAGTGCTTCGGGCACAGTAACGATAAATCCAAATCCAACAGTCACAGTTAATAGCCCAAGTGTTTGTGATGGAGCAGCGACTACTGTCATTGCAACCCCAGGCACAGCAGGAACTTATGACTATGTATGGACAATTCCTTCCGGAACCAATCCGGGCAATGTAGCGAGTTTTACCACTACAATACCCGGTGTTTATAGTGTTATTATTACAGATACAGTAACCGGCTGTTTTTCAGCGAGTGCATCGGGTACAGTAACATCCAATCCAAATCCGACAGTTATAGTCAATAGTCCAACCGAGTGTGAAGGCACACCTGCGACAGTGACAGCAACACCAGGAGTCGCGGGGAGTTATGATTATACATGGAGCGTTCCGTCAGGGCCTAATCCTGGTAATGTTGCAAGTTTCACCACCACAATAGCAGGTGTTTATAGTGTTATTATTACTGATACAGTTACGGGTTGTTTCTCAGCCAGTGCCTCAGGAACAGTGACAATAAATCTAAATCCAACAGTAAGTGTTAATAGTCCATCGGTATGTGATGGTACATCCGCCACTGTTACAGCCACCCCAGGAGTAGCGGGTAGTTATGATTATGTTTGGACAGTACCATCAGGACCAAATCCGGGTAATGTAGCTAGTTTTACAACCGCCATTGCAGGTGTTTATAGTGTAATTATCACTGATACGGTAACCGGTTGTTTTTCCGCAAGTGCTTCGGGCACAGTAACGATAAATCCAAATCCAACAGTCACAGTTAATAGCCCAAGTGTTTGTGATGGCACAGCAGCTACCGTAATTGCAACTCCGGCTATCGCAGGAAGTTATAATTATGCTTGGACAATTCCTTCCGGAAGCAATCCGGGTAATGTAGCGAGTTTCACCACCACAATTGCGGGTGTTTACAGCGTGATTATCACTGATACAGTAACCGGCTGTTTTTCAGCGAGTGCATCGGGTACAGTAACAATTAATCCAAATCCAACAGTAACAGTAAATTCTCCAACAGTTTGTGCGGGAGATTTAGCCACGTTAACTGCTACGCCAAGTACACCGGGTACCTACGATTATGTATGGACAGTGCCAACTGACGCCACAAACCCAGGCAATGTAGCGAGTTTTAACACAGCAGTAGAAGGTGTTTACAGTGTAGTTATCACCGATACGACAACAGGTTGTTTCTCAACAAGTGGCTCAGGTACAGTAACGTTGTTACCCTTGCCAACAGCAAGTGTATCGGGCGATATAATAATATGTCCAACGGGAGAAGCCACGATTACTTTCACCGCTACACCGGGATCTACGATAGAATATACCATCAATACGGGAGGCGTTCAAACCCAAGTAATAGATGCTTCCGGTATTTATACCATAACAGATACCTATACCATAACAACCACTTATACGTTAATTGGTGTTTTCACCAATACAATTCGGGTTTGTTCGGTGCCGCTCAATCAAACTGCTACAGTAACCGTTGCACCTGCTCCACTAATTTTTACTCATCCTGATTTAGTGCTTTGTGATGATAATAATGATGGACGAGGTCTATTTAATTTGGCTCAAACCGAAAATATTATCACAGGCGGAGCTACTGGATTAACAGTAACGTATCATGAGACGTTAACTGATGCTCAATTAGGCGGAGCACCGATACTGAGCCCTGCAAATTATTTATCACTTAATCCATGGCTTCAAACCATATATGTTCGAGTGATAAATACAGGAGCAACCGATTGTCCTTCAATTACCACGTTTAATTTAATTGTTAATCCATTCCCGGTAATCAATACGACTCCGGATGATTATGCGTTGTGTGATGATGATACGGATGGTGTTCAAGTATTTGATTTATCTTCTCGTTTAACTAATATTTTAGGCGGATTAGATCCAAGTTTACATACGGTAACATTCCACCCAAGCCAGGCGGAGGCAATTGTTGGCACACCACAACTTCCACCGTCATATAGCAGTTCAACACAAACTATTTGGGTTCGTGTGACCATTAATGCCACGGGTTGTTATGATGTAGCACCATTAGAATTAGTTGTTAATCCGTTACCGATTGCTAATTTGCCAACACCATTAACCTTGTGTGACGACAATAATCCGGGAGATGAAGAGGAAGAATTTGATTTAACGCAAGCCATTGCCGAGATTGTGGGCACACAACAAGGATTAGTGGTTACGTTCCATTTCACGTTGCTTCAAGCACAACAAGGCACCAATGCGTTACCTACATTATATACAAACACGTCTAACGTTCAAACTATTCATGTTCGGGTGCTTAATCCGGTTACGGGATGTTATTCGACCACTACTTTAGATTTACGAGTAGAACCACTTCCAATATTACTTATTCCGATTAACCCAATCACGTTGTGTGACGACAACAATGACGGTTTGGCTACTTTTGATTTAGGAGCACTTATACCGGACTTACTCAATGGAGCAACGGATATTACTGTTACCTTCCACGAAACCGAGCAAGAGGCATTGGATGGTAATAATGATTTACCGCTTTCATACTTAACAATTTTGCCATGGCAACAGTTTATTTATGTTCGAGCAGAGCATAACACAACAGGTTGTGTGCGAGTGATGATGCTTGAACTAGTAGTAAACCCAAGCCCGGAAGTACCAACAAATTTACCGGATATCGTTCAATGTGATACCGATGGTAATCAGCAAAACGGCTTTAGTACCTTTGATTTAAGTGTTCAAACGCCCATTATCTTAGCTGCTCAAAGTGGAGCTGCTTCAGATTATCAAGTGGCTTATTTTACATCACAAGCTGATGCAATTGGTGGTACTTCAGCCATTGCGAATATAACAACGTATCAAAACACAAGCAATCCACAAACCATTTGGGTACGAGTGACTGATATTGCCACAGGTTGTTTCCATACGGGAAGTTTCAATTTGATTGTAAACCTGCCTTTGGCACTCACCATACCGGATCCGATATCGTTGTGTGATGAGGCTTTACCAAATAATCAATTTACAGTATTTGACTTAACTATCCGCAATAATGCAATTACTAATAATTTAGGAGGTTATACCGTTACGTATTATCCAAGTTATCAAAATGCGTTGGATAATGTCAATGCAATTCAAGACCCAACGGCTTATACTAATGCAGTTGCAGCAGTGCAAACCTTAGGGGTGAAAGTGACGAGTGCGGCGGGATGTTCGAGCTTTACGACTTTAACCATTCGAGTAATTCCAAGACCGGAACCACTATTTGATCCGGCACCGATAGAAGAGTGTGATGACAATAATCCGGGTGATGGTTTAGAAAATTTTGATCTAACTCAGCGAGCGATTTATATCTTAAACGGAGCTAGTTTAACAGAGTTTTCTTTGACGTATTTTGAGAGTTATGCTGATGCAGAAACAGAAACTAATCCGATTCCTGTTCCAACTAGCTATGACAGTACAAATCCAAATACACAAACCATTTATGTTCGTGTAACCAGAATACCAACCAATCCGATGGAGCCAAGATGTTATGAAATTGTAGAGCTTCAATTGATTGTTAATCCGCTACCGGATATTGTTTCGCCGGTTAATTTATACCAATGTGTGGCAATAGATCAACCGATTTTACCATTCACATTAAGTTTAGCCAATGAAGATGTTTTGGGAGCCAATCAAACTGAGGCCGACTTTAGCGTAACGTATTATGCATCACAGGCTCATGCAGATGCGGGTAGTCCACAATTGCCAAACACGTACCCAAGTACAAGTGTTCAAGGCACACCGGAGACTATTTATGTAAGAGTAGAGAATAAAATCACAGCATGTTTTATTGTTGGAACAGTAGATTTAGTGATTGAAGAAGGAACCTTTGCTAATCCAATTCCGGTAGATGATCCGGCCGTAACCAAATGTGACGATCAAGATGCTGATAACGATGGTTTAGCTGCGTTTAATTTAGATGCAGATGTAACGCCACTACTATTAGGAGCTACTATAACACCACCAAATAATTATGCAGGCACAGTGGTTTACTATTTTGAAAGTCTTACTGCAGCACAGCAAGCAGCAGAAGAAAACGATTATAGTGGAGCACTATCAGGAACTGATTTAACAGCCTTTGTCAACACTACTCCTTTTAGTCAGGAAATCTATGCTGTTTTGGTGAACCCAAACACGCAAAGTGGCTGTCCGAACATTGTTCCGGTAACCTTGACAGTGCATAAAATACCTGAGCCAACGGTTCAAGACGACTTTATCTGTACCGATCCGATTACAGGCGATGTAATTAGAGAAGCTATTTTAGAGAGTGGATTAGATCCATTAACACATAATTTTGTATGGACAGATTCACTTGGCAATGAACTAGGTACCGATGCAAACTTGACGGTAAATACTCCGGGAGCTTATACCTTAACTGTTACAAATAACGAAACGGAACCAAAATGTTCAAACACGATAACAGTGAATGTGGTTCAGTCCGAGCAAGCTACCTTGAGTTATGTGCAGAGTAATTATTTTACCGACAACGCCACTATAACGATCATTGCAAACGGAATCACGATTCCGGATCAAGGCAATGCGAATTATGTGTATAGTTTAGACAACGGACCATTTCAAACCAGTAATGTGTTTACCAACGTGAGTGCGGGAAGTCACCTTGTTACAGTTCGAGACTTAAATGGTTGTGAAGATGCTACGATCGAAGTATTTGTTGTAGATTATCCAAAATTCTTTACACCAAATGGAGACGGTTATAATGACACTTGGAATATTTTTTCGCTAAGAGACACCAATCCTAACGCAAAAATTTATATATTTGACCGCTATGGAAAATTCCTGAAACAAATAGTTCCTATAGGTCAAGGTTGGGACGGAACATTCAACGGCGAAAACCTACCCTCAACCGATTACTGGTTTACAGTAGAGTACCTGGAAAACGATCAAACCAAAACATTTAAAGCACATTTTTCATTAAAAAGATAG